One Syntrophorhabdaceae bacterium genomic region harbors:
- a CDS encoding MBL fold metallo-hydrolase, which produces MKVFFWGTKGSLPSSYRHEEIYKKVFFVLKESTKYQIDSDEKIEAFIREQLPFYVKASYGTNTSCIEIIGGDEFVLCDAGTGIRDFGNNLLREKAVHKDREPDTFHIFISHVHWDHIQGFPFFTPAYIPGNRVNIYSFHENIKGAFEMQQSQPFFPVPLEYMQSNINFIELESEKEYIIAGIKIKGIKQDHPGDSYGYRFEKDGKSIVYSSDCEHREGLEKEDYIFLDFFRDADLLIFDSQYSLLDAIYTKENWGHSNNIIAVELSVKAGVKHLCMFHNEPTCDDMTLWNFLEDTRKYLKLYDPSYSLTIDLAYDGMEVEI; this is translated from the coding sequence ATGAAGGTATTTTTTTGGGGGACAAAGGGCTCTTTGCCTTCTTCATACAGACATGAAGAGATATATAAAAAGGTCTTTTTTGTCCTTAAGGAATCAACAAAATATCAAATCGATTCTGATGAAAAGATAGAAGCTTTTATAAGAGAACAACTCCCTTTTTATGTAAAAGCCAGTTACGGCACAAACACCTCCTGTATAGAGATCATAGGGGGAGATGAATTTGTGTTATGTGATGCTGGAACAGGCATCAGAGATTTCGGTAATAATCTTTTAAGAGAAAAGGCTGTCCATAAAGACAGAGAGCCTGATACATTCCATATATTCATCTCCCATGTCCATTGGGACCACATTCAAGGGTTCCCCTTTTTTACCCCTGCCTATATACCTGGAAACAGGGTAAATATATATAGTTTTCATGAGAATATAAAAGGCGCTTTTGAGATGCAGCAATCCCAGCCTTTTTTTCCTGTTCCATTGGAATATATGCAGAGTAATATAAATTTTATAGAACTTGAATCCGAAAAAGAATACATAATAGCAGGCATAAAAATAAAGGGAATAAAACAGGATCACCCCGGCGATTCTTATGGATATAGATTTGAAAAGGACGGAAAATCCATTGTATATTCCAGTGATTGTGAACACAGAGAGGGCCTGGAGAAAGAGGATTATATTTTTTTGGATTTCTTCAGAGATGCAGACCTTCTTATATTCGATAGCCAGTATTCACTCCTCGATGCCATATACACAAAAGAAAACTGGGGACATTCAAATAATATCATTGCTGTAGAGCTTAGCGTAAAGGCAGGGGTTAAGCACCTCTGTATGTTCCATAATGAGCCTACCTGTGATGATATGACTCTCTGGAATTTTCTTGAAGATACCAGGAAATATCTGAAGCTTTATGATCCATCATACTCCCTCACCATAGACCTTGCCTATGACGGCATGGAGGTGGAGATATAG